CCAATATTTTCCATTGTAAATTTGGCCTGCTCCGGGTAGCAGCAATGAATAAGTCAAGGCTCTTCCGGGTTTTCCCTGAAAAATATTGCGCAAGGTGCTTTGTGTTTTTTTTTGATCAGGAGAAATACTATCCTGTTCGCTAATTGAACTGTCGCGCCCAATTATTGAATTTGGTTCAGGATTTTGTTGCGCATGCAAAAAATGCACGATGAAAATCAAAGTTAAAGCGTAAAGCCTCATGTTGAAGCAATTTAATCTTCTAAACGGTCTAATATATCATTTAGTGCCTGATCAGAATTGAATCGAATGATGATTTGACCAACACCTTGGTCATTCCTTTTTACGATTACCTTACTTCCAAATTGGGCTGAAAGCCTATCCTCTATAGGTTTAATCAAGTTATGGCTTGAAGTGGAAACAGGTCTGACAGATTTGCGCTTGCCTGAATGCATGTGTTGGGCAAATTTTTCAGCATCTCTAACTGACAGGTCTTTTTCCACGATATCTCTATACAACTGTGTTTGCTGCAGCAAATCCTCAATACCCGCTATTACCCTCGCATGTCCCATGCTGATCCTTCGCTCTTTTATAGCGCCTTGAATCTCGGGTGGTAACTTTAACAAACGGATGTAGTTACTTATGGTGCTTCTCTGCTTACCAACTCTTTCTGAAAGTTTATCCTGGGTAAGATTGCATTCTTCCATCAGCCGGGAATAGCTGATGGCAATTTCTATGGGTGTCAGATCTTCCCTTTGAATATTTTCAACCAGTGCCATTTCAAGAACTTCCTGGTCGTTGGCTGAACGGACGTAAGCAGGCACCTCTTTAAGTCCAGCCAATTGAGCCGCGCGGAATCTTCTTTCACCGGATATAATTTGAAACATTCCATCCGATATTTTGCGCACAGTTAAAGGTTGGATGATTCCAAAGCTGAGGATAGAACGAGATAGTTCTTCTAAAGCTTCTGCTTCAAAAGTGTTTCTAGGTTGATGTGGATTGGGTTGTATGAATGATATGTCCACAAGATAACTCTCAGTCTCCTGTTTTGCAGTATGAGGCTTTATTTTAGAATCCTCCTTATTGATATTGGCTATAAGTGCTTTGAGGCCTTTTCCCAATT
This window of the Saprospiraceae bacterium genome carries:
- a CDS encoding ParB/RepB/Spo0J family partition protein; amino-acid sequence: MSQKQELGKGLKALIANINKEDSKIKPHTAKQETESYLVDISFIQPNPHQPRNTFEAEALEELSRSILSFGIIQPLTVRKISDGMFQIISGERRFRAAQLAGLKEVPAYVRSANDQEVLEMALVENIQREDLTPIEIAISYSRLMEECNLTQDKLSERVGKQRSTISNYIRLLKLPPEIQGAIKERRISMGHARVIAGIEDLLQQTQLYRDIVEKDLSVRDAEKFAQHMHSGKRKSVRPVSTSSHNLIKPIEDRLSAQFGSKVIVKRNDQGVGQIIIRFNSDQALNDILDRLED